One region of Coriobacteriia bacterium genomic DNA includes:
- a CDS encoding EamA family transporter has translation MSLNPLRWPHKVKLVVAFATLYVVWGSTYLAIRVGLQAGLPPALFASSRLLPAGALLLGFARLRGVPVRIPWRDYRTIAIVGLFLLVGGMYLLFVSEQTLPSGLAALIVALLPLWIATGESLVPGMDRPSPLGIVGLVIGFSGLGILMAPRVTGVNGTPKDLLVIGLLVFSTWLWSTGTIVSKRFPVDVDGMVASGYQMLTAGTVLLAIGLLSGEAPRYVLTAASTGAVAYLVVFGSCIAFTAFVWALRHAPASKVMTYAYVNPVVAVFLGWAAGRVGLLSRPEPVDGWMLLGMAVIVAGVAITTTAPTRAGKPLAAEAPEA, from the coding sequence GCCCCACAAGGTGAAGCTCGTCGTCGCGTTCGCCACGCTCTACGTGGTGTGGGGCTCGACGTATCTCGCCATCCGCGTCGGCCTTCAGGCCGGCCTGCCGCCGGCGCTGTTCGCGTCGTCTCGGCTGCTCCCCGCCGGAGCGCTCTTGCTCGGCTTCGCGCGCCTGCGCGGCGTGCCCGTGCGGATCCCGTGGCGCGACTACCGGACCATCGCGATCGTAGGTCTCTTCCTGCTCGTCGGCGGCATGTACCTGCTCTTCGTCTCGGAGCAGACGCTGCCCTCGGGACTCGCCGCGCTCATCGTCGCTCTGCTCCCGCTGTGGATCGCGACCGGCGAGTCGCTCGTCCCGGGGATGGACCGTCCGTCGCCGCTCGGGATCGTCGGGCTGGTGATCGGCTTCTCGGGTCTCGGCATCCTCATGGCGCCCCGCGTGACCGGAGTGAACGGCACGCCGAAGGACCTTCTCGTGATCGGGTTGCTCGTCTTCAGCACGTGGCTCTGGTCTACCGGGACGATCGTCTCGAAGCGCTTCCCGGTCGACGTCGACGGCATGGTCGCCTCGGGGTACCAGATGCTCACGGCGGGCACCGTGCTCCTCGCGATCGGACTGCTCTCCGGCGAGGCGCCACGCTACGTCCTCACGGCCGCGAGTACGGGAGCCGTCGCCTACCTCGTGGTCTTCGGCTCGTGCATCGCATTCACCGCGTTCGTGTGGGCGCTGCGCCATGCGCCGGCCTCGAAGGTGATGACCTACGCCTACGTGAACCCCGTCGTCGCCGTATTCCTCGGCTGGGCCGCCGGTCGTGTCGGTCTGCTCTCGCGACCGGAACCCGTCGACGGCTGGATGCTGCTCGGCATGGCGGTCATCGTCGCCGGGGTCGCCATCACGACGACGGCGCCGACGCGCGCCGGCAAGCCGCTCGCCGCCGAGGCGCCCGAGGCCTGA